A DNA window from Drosophila virilis strain 15010-1051.87 chromosome 4, Dvir_AGI_RSII-ME, whole genome shotgun sequence contains the following coding sequences:
- the Pgant2 gene encoding polypeptide N-acetylgalactosaminyltransferase 2, translated as MRRNIKLIVFVSIIWMFVMVYYFQSSTEKVENRALRLREVATAMQQYQDDISAGASTSRQWAPAANSGIRVAGGIGGSGADDPGGNVILIGSVKDFERNAVHGLKLNGIVALEETSQGISGSAGGTVGGRLAVGPSARGGEVEYFDEAGYIRGGGLRSGEDPYIRNRFNQEASDALPSNREIPDTRNPMCRTKKYREDLPETSVIITFHNEARSTLLRTIVSVLNRSPEHLIREIVLVDDYSDHPEDGLELAKIDKVRIIRNDKREGLVRSRVRGADAAVSSVLTFLDSHVECNEQWLEPLLERVREDPTRVVCPVIDVISMDNFQYIGASADLRGGFDWNLIFKWEYLSPTERAARHNDPTTAIRTPMIAGGLFVIDKAYFNKLGKYDMKMDVWGGENLEISFRVWQCGGSLEIIPCSRVGHVFRKRHPYTFPGGSGNVFARNTRRAAEVWMDDYKQHYYNAVPLAKNIPFGNIDDRLALKEKLHCKPFKWYLENVYPDLQAPEPQEVGQFRQDTTECLDTMGHVIDGTVGLFPCHNTGGNQEWAYSKRGEIKHDDLCLTLVQFARGSQVVLKSCDDTENQRWIMRDGGLVKHNKINVCLDSRDHNEQGISAQGCNSALSTQRWAFTKYA; from the exons GTTGAAAATCGAGCACTGCGGTTACGTGAGGTGGCAACGGCCATGCAACAGTATCAGGACGATATATCGGCAGGCGCATCAACATCTCGTCAGTGGGCGCCGGCTGCCAACTCGGGCATACGTGTGGCTGGCGGCATCGGTGGCAGCGGCGCCGATGATCCCGGTGGCAATGTCATTTTAATCGGCTCTGTAAAGGACTTTGAACGCAATGCGGTGCATGGCCTCAAGTTGAATGGCATTGTGGCTCTGGAGGAGACCTCTCAGGGCATCAGCGGCAGCGCCGGCGGCACAGTCGGCGGTCGACTGGCCGTTGGACCGAGCGCTCGCGGCGGCGAGGTCGAGTACTTTGACGAGGCGGGCTACATACGCGGCGGTGGGCTGCGCAGCGGCGAGGATCCGTACATACGGAATCGCTTCAATCAGGAAGCCAGCGATGCGCTGCCCAGCAATCGTGAAATACCCGACACCCGGAATCCCAT GTGCCGCACGAAAAAGTATCGTGAGGATCTGCCCGAGACGAGCGTCATCATAACCTTCCACAATGAAGCGAGATCAACGCTTTTGCGCACCATTGTCAGCGTTCTGAATCGCAGTCCCGAGCATCTAATACGCGAAATTGTGCTGGTCGATGATTACAGTGATCATC CCGAGGACGGTCTGGAGCTGGCCAAGATCGACAAGGTGCGCATCATACGCAACGATAAACGCGAGGGCTTAGTCCGATCGCGTGTACGCGGTGCCGATGCAGCCGTTAGCAGTGTTTTGACCTTCCTCGACAGCCACGTGGAGTGCAACGAGCAGTGGCTGGAGCCGCTCTTGGAACGTGTGCGTGAGGATCCCACGCGTGTGGTATGCCCCGTCATCGATGTGATTAGCATGGACAACTTTCAGTATATTGGCGCCTCGGCGGATCTGCGCGGCGGTTTCGATTGGAATCTGATATTCAAATGGGAATATCTGAGCCCCACGGAGCGTGCGGCCCGACACAATGATCCGACCACTGCCATACGCACGCCCATGATTGCGGGCGGGCTGTTTGTCATCGATAAGGCGTACTTCAATAAGCTAGGCAAATACGATATGAAGATGGATGTCTGGGGCGGTGAGAATCTGGAAATCTCGTTCAGGGTGTGGCAATGCGGTGGCAGCCTGGAGATAATACCCTGCAGTCGTGTTGGCCATGTGTTCCGCAAGCGTCATCCCTACACCTTCCCCGGCGGCAGTGGCAATGTCTTTGCCAGAAATACACGACGTGCCGCCGAGGTCTGGATGGATGACTACAAGCAGCACTATTACAATGCGGTGCCGCTGGCCAAGAATATTCCGTTTGGCAA CATTGATGATCGTTTGGCTCTGAAGGAGAAATTGCATTGCAAGCCGTTCAAATGGTATTTGGAGAACGTCTATCCCGATCTGCAGGCGCCCGAGCCACAGGAGGTAGGCCAATTCAGACAGGATACAACCGAATGCTTGGATACTATGGGTCATGTTATTGACGGCACTGTGG GTCTATTCCCCTGCCACAATACGGGCGGCAATCAGGAATGGGCGTACTCGAAACGTGGCGAAATCAAGCACGATGATCTCTGCCTGACGCTCGTCCAGTTCGCCCGCGGTTCGCAGGTGGTGCTGAAGTCATGCGACGATACGGAAAACCAACGCTGGATCATGCGGGACGGCGGTCTAGTGAAACACAACAAGATCAATGTGTGTCTGGATAGTCGGGATCACAATGAGCAGGGCATCAGTGCGCAGGGCTGCAATTCGGCGCTGTCCACCCAACGTTGGGCCTTTACCAAATATGCGTGA